One Oncorhynchus masou masou isolate Uvic2021 chromosome 2, UVic_Omas_1.1, whole genome shotgun sequence genomic region harbors:
- the LOC135555477 gene encoding guanylyl cyclase-activating protein 2-like — protein sequence MGQTHQTEQTDPEIDVKALQDMYKKFVTECPSGVLFIHEFKRFFGIDPTGEVSEYAESMFRAFDKNGDNTIDFLEFVAALNLVFRGDLEHKLRWSFKVYDKDGNGYVDRTELGAIIDSIYRLKKTSKREQEDMQLSVNEVCDRILKTVDVNRDGRCILSLNEFIKGAQGDPWIMNMLQLDMNPYGWVLEQRRKSAHF from the exons ATGGGACAGACACACCAGACCGAGCAGACTGACCCGGAGATCGATGTCAAGGCGCTCCAGGACATGTACAAAAAGTTTGTGACGGAATGCCCAAGCGGTGTTTTATTTATCCACGAGTTCAAGCGTTTTTTTGGCATCGACCCAACTGGGGAAGTCTCTGAGTATGCGGAGAGCATGTTTCGAGCTTTTGACAAGAATGGG GATAACACCATTGACTTTCTGGAGTTTGTGGCAGCCTTGAATCTGGTCTTCCGGGGGGACTTGGAGCACAAATTACGCTGGTCATTTAAAGTGTACGACAAGGACGGCAACGGCTATGTAGATAGGACAGAACTGGGAGCTATTATTGAT AGTATATATCGATTAAAGAAGACGTccaagagagagcaggaggataTGCAGCTGTCGGTGAATGAAGTGTGTGATAGAATCCTGAAGACTGTGGATGTGAACAGGGACGGTAGGTGCATACTCAGTCTGAAT GAGTTCATCAAGGGGGCCCAGGGAGACCCATGGATCATGAACATGCTCCAACTGGACATGAACCCTTATGGCTGGGTGCTGGAACAGAGAAGGAAGAGCGCACACTTTTAA
- the LOC135555469 gene encoding sushi, nidogen and EGF-like domain-containing protein 1 isoform X2 — protein sequence MDKELVTMRNQIMLFVLFLLMTSKVTTADFATTSTTDGPSTTPVTTSTTDGPSTTLGPLYPFGAGDTVSSRSDDGSSPPITLEQPFVYFGKPYQQIHVNHNGHLTFNAAFGNYTPYRFPAFSSRDLIAPFWTDLDNRRNGTISYRQYSSGSVLQQATQDINQYFPNLGFSVNWVFVATWDKVPYYNTFGTGITFQVVLIAGGQSSFILMNYGEIAPTTQNIQAGYDTVNSIHYFSIPGSFQSNDTTFSYTSNVNVAGRWAFQTNATTSTTDGPSTTPAPTSDETFAIDDFCIDSIFCNGQGLNGSVYMLSTLLILVFLTILNN from the exons CGACCACTTCAACAACTGATGGCCCTTCAACAACACCGG TGACCACTTCAACAACTGATGGCCCTTCAACAACCCTGG GCCCACTCTATCCATTTGGGGCTGGAGACACAGTGAGCTCCCGATCCGATGATGGAAGTTCCCCTCCTATAACCCTGGAGCAGCCATTTGTTTATTTTGGAAAACCGTATCAACAGATACAC GTGAACCACAATGGACATCTGACCTTCAATGCAGCATTTGGCAATTACACACCATACCGATTCCCTGCATTTTCCTCAAGAGATCTGATTGCTCCATTTTGGACCGATTTGGACAACAGGCGGAATGGTACCATCTCTTACCGGCAGTACAGCAGTGGCAGTGTTCTTCAACAGGCCACACAAGATATTAATCAGTACTTCCCAAATCTGGGCTTCTCTGTTAATTGGGTCTTCGTTGCTACCTGGGATAAGGTTCCCTACTATAACACTTTTGGAACA GGAATCACCTTCCAAGTGGTTCTGATTGCTGGTGGCCAATCCTCCTTCATCCTGATGAACTATGGGGAGATTGCACCAACAACTCAAAATATTCAG GCTGGTTATGACACAGTCAACTCCATCCACTACTTCTCGATCCCGGGGTCATTTCAAAGCAACGACACAACTTTCAGTTACACCAGCAATGTCAATGTCGCTGGTCGCTGGGCCTTCCAGACAAATG CGACCACTTCAACAACTGATGGCCCTTCAACAACACCTG CTCCAACATCTGATGAGACTTTCGCAATTGATGACTTCTGCATAGATTCCATTTTTTGTAACGGACAGGGTTTGAATGGTTCCGtttatatgctgagcactttgtTAATTCTGGTGTTTCTTACCATTTTAAATAATTGA